DNA from Roseimicrobium sp. ORNL1:
GGACCCGGTCCCAAAGGCAGCCGGTGCAGCTCGTAGGCGCAGACCTCCGAGCCGGAGGCGAGGAGGGCGAAGCCAACGAGCTGCACCGGCTGCGGCGTGAAATCGCCAACCTGCGTCTGGAGAACGACATTTTAAAAAAGGCCGCTGTCATCCTGGGCACGCCACAACCGTCCAAACCCGCGAAATGATCCTGCAACTCCAGCGCCAGACCGGTGGGAGTGTACGCAAGATCTGCGACGTCCTGGAGCTGCCCCGCAGCAGCTTTTACCATGTGGCGAAGTCTGCCTCCAGCCATGAGCAAGACGCTCGTCTGGGTGAACTCATCGAGGAGATCTTCAAACGCAACCGGCACCGCTATGGCTACCGCAGGATCCATGAGGAACTGCGCGACCATGGCATCGTGTGTGCACCCTCCAAGCTGCGCCGCATCCTCAAAACACGGGGCCTCAAGGCCATCCAACCCAAGAACTACCTGCCCAAAACCAGCGATGGCCGGGCAGACCGTCCCTCTGCCAATCTGTTGGCCCAGCAGCCTGTGCCGCAGAAGCCCGGCGAGGCCTGGGTCGCAGACATCACCTTCATTCCCACTACGGCAAACTGGCTCTATCTGGCCGTGGTCATGGATTTGGGCTCGCGTCGCATTGTGGGCTGGAGTCTGGCGTCACACATGCGTGCAGAACTCGTCGTCCACGCCTTGGAACAAGCCCTGCAAACCCATCCCAAAGCCAGCGGCATTGTCTTCCACAGCGACCGGGGCAGCCAGTATGGCAGCACGGCCTTCCGTTCCGTGCTCACGCGTGCCGGCCTGCGCCAGAGCATGTCGGGGCGAGCCAACCCCTATGACAATGCGTGGACAGAGTCCTTCATGGGTACCCTCAAGCGCGAGATGCTTCAAGGAGGCCGCTTTGAAGACCTCACCGATGCACGACTGGAACTCTTTGAGTACATCGAGGGCTACTACAACAACCAGCGCAAGCACTCCGCCATCGGTTACCTCACCCCCAATCAGTTTGAGACCCAATCCAGAAACCTAAACTAAGACACTCGCTGGTCCAAAAATGCGTTGCACCTCAACCTGCTTGGGATTCAACGCAGAGACACAGAGACACAGAGACGCAGAGGAACTTCGGAGACTGAAACTGAAGTACGTAACCCGATAGTGTGAGGGCTATGACTGCGATCAGGAGGTTGGGCTTCCGGCCTGACGACGGCCGGAAAACTCGCGTGATATGATTGAGCCACCCTCGGCCCTCAACCTCCGAAGTTCCTCTGCGTTGAACTCACTGCACGTGAACACATCCAAACATCTGTGTGCAGCCAATCTCGAGCGCTCGCGTAGTAAAAACAAAAAAGCCCTCCGG
Protein-coding regions in this window:
- a CDS encoding transposase; its protein translation is MSTVTRKKRYSSDFKTHAVELVRMGKSVSEVAEELGIGTGILYRWTRSQRQPVQLVGADLRAGGEEGEANELHRLRREIANLRLENDILKKAAVILGTPQPSKPAK
- a CDS encoding IS3 family transposase — encoded protein: MILQLQRQTGGSVRKICDVLELPRSSFYHVAKSASSHEQDARLGELIEEIFKRNRHRYGYRRIHEELRDHGIVCAPSKLRRILKTRGLKAIQPKNYLPKTSDGRADRPSANLLAQQPVPQKPGEAWVADITFIPTTANWLYLAVVMDLGSRRIVGWSLASHMRAELVVHALEQALQTHPKASGIVFHSDRGSQYGSTAFRSVLTRAGLRQSMSGRANPYDNAWTESFMGTLKREMLQGGRFEDLTDARLELFEYIEGYYNNQRKHSAIGYLTPNQFETQSRNLN